The following coding sequences lie in one Eschrichtius robustus isolate mEscRob2 chromosome 10, mEscRob2.pri, whole genome shotgun sequence genomic window:
- the LOC137770954 gene encoding LOW QUALITY PROTEIN: heterogeneous nuclear ribonucleoprotein U-like protein 2 (The sequence of the model RefSeq protein was modified relative to this genomic sequence to represent the inferred CDS: inserted 2 bases in 2 codons) codes for MLSLEKPSAISLLCDEEAKDEEEDQTLVNPDTYTSDLHFQVSKDRYGGQPLFSEKFPTLWSGARSXYGVTKGKVCFEAKVTQNLPMKEGCTEVSLLRVGWSVDFSHPQLGEDGFSYGFNGRGLKAENGQFEEFGQTFGENDVIGCFANFEAEEVELSFSKNGEDLGMAFRINKESLADRPLLPHVLCKNCVVELNFGQKEEPFFPPPEEFVFIHAVPVQERVCTAVPPKTIDECEVILMVGLPASGKTQWALKYVKENPEKRYSVLGAETVLNQMRMKGLEEPQMDPKSRELLVQQASQCLSKLVQIASRTKRNFILDQCNVYNSGQWRKLLLFKTFSRKVVVVVXWKKRLQLRKEVERDDVPESIMLEMKGSGRCIGSLSVHFFQCGTCQAPQRRAPSKGMQNISCAAGRGSPGSKLTLNQAPATTDRDSFFLSVPAGVLLVTLMASACVTQLVLTSHCGHGDASALSGSAWVRGPFAELGTAPMPQLSAVVLDAKQATTDVQCNI; via the exons ATGCTGTCCCTAGAAAAGCCATCAGCT ATTTCACTTCTGTGTGATGAAGAGGCAAAAGATGAGGAAGAGGATCAGACTCTTGTGAACCCGGACACGTATACCTCAGATCTCCATTTTCAGGTGAGCAAAGACCGCTATGGAGGGCAGCCGCTTTTCTCAGAGAAGTTCCCCACGCTTTGGTCTGGGGCAAGAA CTTATGGAGTGACAAAGGGGAAAGTCTGTTTTGAGGCCAAGGTAACCCAGAATCTCCCAATGAAAGAAGGCTGCACAGAGGTTTCTCTCCTTCGAGTTGGATGGTCTGTTGATTTTTCCCATCCACAGCTTGGTGAGGATGGATTCTCTTACGGTTTCAATGGACGAGGACTCAAGGCAGAGAATGGGCAGTTTGAGGAATTTGGCCAGACTTTTGGGGAGAATGATGTCATTGGCTGCTTTGCTAATTTTGAGGCTGAAGAAGTAGAACTTTCCTTttccaagaatggagaagaccTTGGTATGGCATTCCGTATCAACAAGGAATCCCTGGCTGACCGGCCCCTCCTaccccatgtcctctgcaaaaATTGTGTTGTAGAATTAAATTTTGGTCAGAAGGAGGAGCCCTTCTTCCCACCGCCGGAAGAGTTTGTGTTCATCCATGCCGTGCCTGTGCAGGAGCGCGTGTGCACTGCGGTCCCTCCCAAGACCATAGACGAGTGTGAGGTGATTCTGATGGTGGGATTGCCTGCATCTGGAAAGACCCAGTGGGCACTGAAATACGTAAAAGAAAACCCTGAGAAAAGATACAGTGTCCTGGGAGCTGAGACTGTGCTCAATCAAATGAGGATGAAGGGGCTCGAGGAGCCACAGATGGACCCCAAAAGCCGAGAACTTTTAGTTCAGCAAGCCTCCCAGTGCCTTAGTAAGCTGGTCCAGATTGCTTCCCGGACAAAGAGGAACTTCATTCTTGATCAGTGTAACGTGTACAACTCTGGCCAATGGCGGAAGCTATTGCTGTTCAAGACTTTCTCTCGGAAAGTGGTGGTGGTCG CCTGGAAGAAGAGGCTGCAGCTGAGGAAGGAAGTGGAGAGAGACGATGTGCCTGAGTCTATAATGCTGGAGATGAAAG GGTCAGGAAGATGCATTGGCTCTCTTAGCGTA CATTTCTTCCAGTGTGGGacatgtcaggctccccagagAAGAGCACCATCTAAAGGTATGCAGAACATAAGCTGTGCAGCCGGCCGTGGCAGTCCTGGTTCCAAGCTTACACTGAACCAGGCGCCTGCTACCACAGACAGAGACTCCTTTTTCCTCAGCGTTCCAGCCGGAGTTCTGCTTGTCACTCTCATGGCCTCTGCTTGTGTCACTCAGCTCGTCCTGACCAGTCACTGTGGCCATGGAGATGCCAGTGCTCTCAGTGGCTCAGCTTGGGTCAGAGGCCCATTCGCAGAGCTGGGCACGGCCCCAATGCCACAGCTGTCAGCAGTGGTCCTAGATGCGAAGCAGGCCACAACAGATGTCCAGTGTAACATATAA
- the IFNB1 gene encoding interferon beta has translation MTHRCILQIALLLCFSTTALSMSYRLLRFQQRSSNLACQKLLWQLPGTPQHCLEDRMDFEVPEEIKQPQQFQKEDAVLVIYEMLQQIFGILRRNFSSTGWTETITENLLVEVYGQMDRLETILEEIMEKENFTGVYMTILHLKKYYLQIVQYLKSKEYSNCAWTVVRVEILRNFSFLNRLTDYLHN, from the coding sequence ATGACCCACAGGTGCATCCTCCAAATTGCTCTCCTGTTGTGTTTCTCCAccacagctctttccatgagctacAGATTGCTTCGATTCCAACAAAGGAGCAGCAATTTGGCATGTCAGAAActcctgtggcagttacctggaaCGCCTCAACATTGCCTCGAGGACAGGATGGACTTCGAGGTCCCTGAGGAGATTAAGCAACCACAGCAGTTCCAGAAGGAAGACGCTGTATTGGTCATCTATGAGATGCTCCAGCAGATCTTTGGTATTCTCAGAAGAAATTTCTCTAGCACCGGCTGGACTGAGACCATCACTGAGAACCTCCTTGTGGAAGTCTATGGGCAGATGGATCGTCTGGAGACAATCCTGGAGGAAATAATGGAGAAGGAAAATTTCACCGGGGTATACATGACCATTCTTCACCTGAAGAAATATTACTTGCAGATCGTGCAGTACCTGAAGTCCAAGGAGTACAGCAACTGTGCCTGGACAGTAGTGCGAGTGGAAATCCTCAGGAACTTTTCCTTCCTTAACCGCCTTACAGATTACCTCCACAATTGA